The Devosia sp. YIM 151766 genome includes a region encoding these proteins:
- a CDS encoding Fic family protein, translating to MNYNHQLSDWPNFTWDDKALSDQLAAVRHRQGRLIGRMEALGFELRGEAVLQTLTQDVIKSSEIEGESLDADQVRSSIARRLGMDIGGLVPADRDVEGVVEMMLDATQNYTKPLTQERLFDWHAALFPTGRSGMSRIVVGAWRDDRDGPMQVVSGPMGRERIHYEAPEAARLDAEMSAFHDWIEGYAKLDLVLKSAIAHLWFVTIHPFEDGNGRIARAIADLVLARSEGSAQRFYSMSAQIRIERNDYYDILESTQKDGLDITPWLSWFLGCLDRAFDHAEETLANVLRKARFWEYHANDAFNERQRDMLMRLLNGFFGNLTSGKWAKIQRCSSDTALRDINDLLDRGVLAKVPGGGRSTSYALVPPNMEQ from the coding sequence ATAAACTATAACCACCAGCTGTCGGATTGGCCTAATTTCACATGGGATGACAAAGCGCTGTCAGACCAGCTTGCTGCTGTCCGCCATCGGCAAGGGCGCTTAATTGGACGCATGGAGGCACTGGGCTTCGAACTGCGCGGCGAGGCCGTTCTCCAAACGCTTACGCAGGACGTTATTAAGTCTAGCGAGATCGAAGGTGAAAGCCTCGACGCAGACCAAGTGCGATCATCCATTGCTCGGCGCCTTGGTATGGATATAGGCGGCCTCGTTCCAGCAGATCGTGACGTCGAGGGCGTTGTAGAAATGATGCTGGATGCCACGCAGAACTATACGAAACCACTAACCCAAGAACGCTTGTTCGATTGGCATGCCGCCCTGTTTCCAACAGGACGCTCCGGCATGAGCCGCATAGTGGTTGGCGCGTGGCGCGATGATCGAGACGGCCCCATGCAGGTTGTGTCTGGCCCTATGGGGCGAGAGCGCATTCATTATGAAGCGCCAGAGGCAGCGCGCTTGGATGCTGAGATGTCTGCGTTTCATGACTGGATTGAGGGTTATGCAAAACTGGATTTGGTGCTCAAGTCGGCCATCGCGCATCTTTGGTTTGTGACCATTCACCCGTTCGAAGATGGTAACGGGCGTATTGCGCGGGCGATAGCAGATTTGGTCTTGGCGCGTTCCGAAGGCAGCGCACAGAGGTTTTACTCAATGTCCGCGCAGATACGCATCGAGCGCAACGACTATTACGATATTCTGGAGAGCACGCAAAAAGACGGCTTGGATATCACTCCCTGGCTGTCATGGTTCTTGGGCTGTTTGGATCGTGCCTTTGACCATGCTGAAGAAACGCTAGCCAACGTCCTGCGTAAGGCGCGGTTTTGGGAGTATCACGCCAACGATGCATTCAACGAACGCCAGCGTGACATGCTGATGCGCCTGCTAAATGGCTTTTTTGGAAACCTCACATCGGGTAAATGGGCGAAGATTCAGAGATGCTCATCCGATACGGCGCTGCGCGATATCAACGATCTGCTTGATCGCGGTGTGTTGGCAAAGGTGCCGGGCGGTGGCCGCAGTACAAGCTATGCTCTTGTTCCTCCCAACATGGAGCAATAG
- the istA gene encoding IS21 family transposase: MKCVDTIARVRRAYFVQGKSIKQIERELHVARNTVRKIIRSGETSFSYEREKQPLPRIGPWQGDLDKLLLANEGKAARERLTLIRVFEELTGLGYSGSYDAVRRYARNWDQDRSATVASAFVPLSFAPGEAYQFDWSHDVVLINGTTVTVKVAHVRLCHSRMLFVRAYPRETQEMVFDAHDRAFAFFKGTCTRGIYDNMKTAVDTILVGKDRVYNRRFLQMCGHYLIDPVACTPASGWEKGQVENQVGLVRERFFTPRLRVSSYDELNALLLDKTIAYARAHRHPEFRDQTIWEAFEAERGSLVPYAGRFDGFHAVTASVSKTCLVRFDNNKYSVMASAVGRPVEIRAYADRIELRQDGRPVGEHPRIFGRDQTVYDPWHYVPVLARKPGAWRNGAPFKDWVLPASIEKIRRRLGSATDGGRQMVTILTAVLSDGLPAVEAACAEALREGVCSADIVLNILARQREPRSPVTILNTPQALRLRVEPMADCSRYDSLRRAI, encoded by the coding sequence ATGAAGTGCGTGGATACGATTGCACGGGTTCGTCGGGCATATTTTGTGCAGGGCAAGTCCATCAAGCAGATTGAGCGGGAGTTGCATGTTGCGCGCAACACGGTGCGCAAGATCATCCGGTCGGGTGAGACGAGCTTTTCCTATGAGCGTGAGAAGCAGCCGCTGCCCCGGATCGGTCCGTGGCAGGGGGATCTGGATAAGCTATTGCTGGCCAATGAAGGGAAGGCTGCGCGTGAGCGGCTGACGCTGATCCGGGTGTTCGAGGAACTCACGGGACTGGGCTATTCGGGCAGCTACGATGCAGTTCGTCGCTATGCCCGGAACTGGGATCAGGATCGCTCCGCTACGGTTGCATCCGCCTTCGTGCCGCTGAGCTTTGCGCCGGGCGAGGCCTACCAGTTCGACTGGAGCCACGACGTGGTGCTGATCAACGGCACCACGGTGACGGTCAAGGTCGCCCATGTCCGGCTCTGCCATAGCCGGATGCTGTTCGTGCGGGCCTATCCACGCGAGACCCAGGAGATGGTGTTCGACGCTCATGATCGGGCCTTCGCCTTCTTCAAGGGCACCTGCACGCGCGGCATCTACGACAACATGAAGACGGCGGTCGATACGATCCTGGTGGGCAAGGATCGAGTCTACAATCGCCGGTTCCTGCAGATGTGCGGGCATTATCTGATCGACCCTGTGGCCTGCACACCCGCCTCAGGTTGGGAGAAGGGCCAGGTCGAGAACCAGGTCGGGCTGGTGCGGGAGCGCTTCTTCACGCCCCGCCTGCGCGTGAGCAGCTATGACGAGCTCAATGCCCTGCTGCTGGACAAGACCATTGCCTATGCCCGGGCGCATCGCCATCCCGAGTTCCGCGACCAGACCATCTGGGAAGCCTTCGAGGCAGAGCGCGGCAGTCTGGTGCCTTATGCCGGCCGGTTCGACGGCTTCCATGCGGTGACGGCCTCGGTCTCCAAGACCTGCCTGGTTCGGTTCGATAACAACAAGTACTCGGTGATGGCCAGTGCGGTGGGGCGACCGGTCGAGATCCGGGCCTATGCCGATCGGATCGAGCTGCGTCAGGACGGCAGGCCAGTGGGTGAACATCCCCGCATCTTCGGTCGCGACCAGACCGTCTATGACCCCTGGCATTACGTGCCGGTGCTGGCGCGCAAGCCCGGCGCCTGGCGCAATGGCGCGCCCTTCAAGGACTGGGTGCTGCCGGCCAGCATCGAGAAGATCCGGCGCCGGTTGGGCTCGGCAACCGATGGGGGCCGGCAGATGGTCACCATCCTGACCGCCGTGCTCAGCGATGGCTTGCCGGCGGTCGAGGCGGCCTGTGCCGAGGCGCTGCGTGAAGGGGTCTGCTCCGCCGATATCGTGCTCAACATCCTGGCCCGGCAGCGCGAACCCCGCAGCCCGGTCACCATCCTCAATACCCCACAGGCCCTCCGGCTCCGCGTCGAGCCCATGGCCGACTGTTCCCGCTACGACAGCCTGAGGAGGGCAATATGA
- a CDS encoding endonuclease NucS domain-containing protein produces MLESRLRDLLSTQLEIIEDGIELIKIEQYLPSSLGTRSFIDILAKDRRGRWVLIELKRSDAAARQAIHEIHKYVEAVKSHLGARDDEIRAIIVSTEWKELIVPFSRFFHDTPISIIGIKLTVDDAGNLCFGMQI; encoded by the coding sequence ATGTTAGAATCCCGTTTAAGAGACTTGCTCTCGACGCAGTTAGAAATAATAGAAGACGGCATCGAATTAATCAAAATAGAACAGTATTTACCTAGCTCTCTGGGTACTAGAAGCTTTATCGATATACTAGCCAAAGATCGCCGTGGCCGCTGGGTGTTGATCGAGCTCAAAAGGAGCGATGCAGCCGCGCGCCAAGCAATACACGAGATACATAAATACGTTGAGGCCGTCAAAAGCCATCTAGGGGCACGTGACGATGAAATACGTGCGATAATCGTTTCAACGGAATGGAAGGAACTGATCGTTCCATTTTCGCGATTCTTTCACGATACCCCGATTTCAATTATCGGCATAAAGCTGACAGTCGATGATGCTGGTAACCTGTGTTTCGGCATGCAAATTTGA
- a CDS encoding type IV secretory system conjugative DNA transfer family protein gives MSLNLPLPSDDDGLDNTFIPLGTADWLVFENDNKPIFKDGDFWLSRLPSDEPVGYRDDRHVLVVSGTRSGKGASVIIPNLCLWPGSVVVIDPKGENAMVTARRRAGGSQWSLGMGQSVHILDPFGETTTRHDDFADLRASYNPLDLLQANARDAVDDAARMADALIVSEDSREPFFDDSAKGVIKALLLHVASWPEFPPEKRNLITLRYILLAGDDEMRRLMVMNDAEDAPTGMSLLFQTMQRNSAYDGFIANAGAMYAELLEASPRTLMSVLQVARTNTEFLESPMLRGCLQSSSFQLADLKHKPTTLYLCLPQRYMESHYRWLRMMTTLVLGEMERTRPRPTPEHQVLMVLDEFPALRRMKVIENAAAQIAGYGVKLMFVAQTLAQLKDIYKDNWETLVANAGLKLFFGNDDHFTRQYASKLMGELEVRRWGKTESDTQGTSHSEGHGTHSGKYGSVTQGSSSSMGMNGEHLSMSFGSSSSVTHGWSNGRSQNVSHGSNESHTEGTTETFHKRNLLNPDEVGRLFGNRENPAMLAITSGLQPLALKRTMYFTDPKFKGLFDPHRDHAEPISLIRAIMDEACAQQKVQGRKANRAMPKTIDASVSATAQSVRFSKTRAFLRTAIYLGFVASVIWLLGNILS, from the coding sequence ATGTCTTTGAATCTTCCTCTGCCCTCCGATGATGATGGGCTTGATAACACTTTCATACCACTGGGAACGGCGGACTGGCTCGTCTTTGAAAACGACAATAAGCCGATTTTCAAAGACGGTGATTTCTGGCTTTCTCGTCTACCTTCAGATGAACCGGTAGGCTACCGCGATGACCGTCACGTTCTGGTTGTCAGTGGCACGCGCTCCGGCAAAGGCGCATCCGTCATCATCCCTAATCTGTGCCTATGGCCTGGGTCCGTCGTAGTCATCGACCCCAAAGGTGAAAACGCCATGGTGACGGCCAGACGCCGTGCGGGCGGATCGCAATGGTCATTGGGCATGGGCCAATCCGTGCATATCCTCGACCCCTTCGGCGAAACCACCACACGGCATGACGATTTTGCCGATTTGCGGGCATCCTACAATCCGCTGGATCTTTTGCAGGCCAACGCGCGGGATGCCGTCGATGACGCCGCCCGCATGGCTGATGCGTTGATCGTCTCAGAAGATTCCCGCGAGCCCTTCTTTGATGACTCTGCCAAGGGCGTCATCAAAGCCCTGTTGCTACACGTCGCCAGCTGGCCTGAGTTCCCGCCAGAAAAACGCAATCTGATTACACTTCGCTATATTCTGCTCGCGGGTGACGACGAAATGCGCCGCCTAATGGTGATGAATGATGCCGAGGATGCCCCCACGGGCATGAGCCTTCTATTCCAGACCATGCAACGCAATAGTGCCTATGATGGTTTCATCGCCAATGCGGGTGCCATGTACGCCGAATTGCTGGAAGCCTCGCCCCGCACATTAATGTCGGTGCTACAGGTGGCTCGCACGAATACCGAGTTTTTGGAGAGCCCCATGCTGCGCGGTTGCTTGCAATCGTCCAGCTTCCAACTGGCTGATTTAAAGCACAAGCCCACTACGCTCTATCTGTGCTTGCCACAGCGTTACATGGAGAGCCACTACCGTTGGCTACGCATGATGACCACGCTGGTATTGGGCGAGATGGAACGCACGCGCCCAAGGCCCACACCCGAACACCAGGTGCTTATGGTGCTGGATGAGTTCCCAGCCCTACGGCGCATGAAAGTTATTGAAAACGCTGCCGCTCAAATTGCAGGCTACGGCGTCAAGCTGATGTTCGTCGCGCAAACCCTTGCCCAACTCAAAGACATCTACAAAGACAACTGGGAAACCTTGGTTGCTAACGCTGGACTAAAACTCTTCTTCGGCAACGATGATCATTTTACCCGCCAATATGCCTCCAAACTCATGGGCGAGTTGGAAGTCCGCCGCTGGGGAAAAACTGAAAGTGACACGCAAGGCACATCACATAGTGAGGGTCACGGCACCCATTCCGGCAAATACGGCAGCGTGACACAAGGGTCGTCTTCCAGCATGGGCATGAATGGCGAGCATTTGAGCATGAGCTTTGGCTCATCCAGCAGCGTTACACATGGATGGTCGAACGGCAGATCACAAAATGTTAGTCACGGCAGCAATGAAAGCCATACTGAGGGCACGACGGAGACATTCCACAAACGTAACTTGCTCAACCCCGATGAAGTCGGGCGCTTGTTCGGAAACCGCGAAAACCCTGCCATGCTGGCTATAACATCAGGCCTGCAGCCCCTGGCCCTCAAACGCACGATGTACTTCACGGACCCAAAGTTCAAAGGTCTGTTCGATCCACATCGTGACCACGCCGAACCCATATCGCTCATCAGAGCGATTATGGACGAAGCTTGCGCCCAACAGAAAGTCCAAGGACGAAAAGCCAATCGAGCAATGCCCAAAACCATTGATGCAAGCGTAAGCGCCACGGCGCAATCCGTGCGGTTCTCCAAAACTAGGGCATTTCTACGCACCGCCATCTATCTGGGCTTTGTGGCATCGGTGATTTGGCTGCTAGGCAATATCTTGTCGTAG
- a CDS encoding helix-turn-helix domain-containing protein — MKPVAYSVSDVLKMVGISRTTFYQLVKSGKIKVRKVGNRSLILSRDLEEWLDGLPALHDFGDEE; from the coding sequence ATGAAGCCCGTGGCATACTCTGTTTCCGATGTACTCAAAATGGTCGGCATCAGCCGCACCACCTTCTATCAGTTGGTCAAGTCGGGCAAGATCAAGGTCCGCAAGGTCGGCAATCGCAGCCTGATCCTGTCCCGCGACCTGGAGGAATGGCTCGACGGCTTGCCCGCCCTGCATGATTTCGGGGATGAGGAATGA
- a CDS encoding relaxase encodes MILVGSQRGGAGNLARHLLNDKENDYVTVQDLRGFTARDLHGALEEAHAVSLGTNCKQFLFSLSLNPPKDTNASLDDLTRAADQAEAKLGLIGQPRALVVHEKNGRRHAHVVWSRIDGQEMKAINMAFFKTRLNDLSKSLFLEHGWNLPDGHRENGWKNPLNFTLAEWQQAKRLDLDPRETKLVFRDAWERSDNLPSFKAALEDRGYFLARGDQRGFVATDIHGEVYSVSRMAGVKTKELQARLGSPNTLPSVNEAKADTHKRISARLRDHLKTVRTEQQAALQPIRQKRQQLVIRHRMERDMLLRGQERRWDTETKERSARLRTGIKGLLDIIIGRASAIKKRNEQEAYQGFLRDRAQREALFKSQSADTATLHKLYAALTARQRQERQTLAGKVGEMLRLTRKPEHTPEPHPSRSRQPSRGADFSL; translated from the coding sequence ATGATTTTGGTTGGCTCCCAGCGTGGCGGTGCGGGCAACCTTGCCCGCCACTTGCTCAATGACAAAGAAAACGACTATGTGACCGTGCAAGACCTACGCGGCTTCACCGCACGGGATTTGCACGGCGCGCTCGAAGAAGCGCACGCCGTGTCGCTGGGCACGAACTGCAAACAATTCCTGTTTTCGCTCAGCCTCAATCCACCAAAAGATACGAATGCTAGCCTCGATGACTTAACCCGTGCCGCTGACCAAGCCGAAGCCAAGCTTGGCCTGATCGGCCAGCCCCGCGCCCTGGTGGTGCATGAGAAGAACGGTCGCCGCCACGCTCATGTCGTGTGGTCGCGCATCGACGGTCAGGAAATGAAGGCCATCAACATGGCCTTCTTTAAAACCCGCCTGAACGACCTATCCAAATCCCTGTTTCTCGAACATGGCTGGAACCTACCAGACGGCCACCGCGAAAACGGCTGGAAAAACCCTCTCAATTTCACGCTGGCGGAATGGCAGCAAGCCAAACGACTCGATCTCGACCCCCGCGAAACCAAGCTGGTGTTCCGCGATGCGTGGGAACGCTCCGACAATCTCCCCAGCTTCAAAGCCGCTTTGGAAGATCGCGGCTATTTCCTGGCCCGTGGTGATCAGCGTGGTTTCGTCGCCACTGATATTCATGGCGAGGTTTACTCCGTCTCGAGAATGGCCGGCGTCAAAACGAAAGAGCTTCAGGCGCGTCTAGGCAGCCCCAATACACTGCCCAGCGTGAATGAAGCGAAAGCCGATACGCATAAGCGTATCTCCGCCCGCCTGCGCGACCACCTCAAGACGGTGCGCACCGAACAACAAGCGGCTTTGCAGCCCATACGGCAAAAACGCCAGCAGCTCGTCATCCGTCACCGTATGGAACGGGACATGCTCTTACGCGGCCAAGAACGCCGTTGGGATACCGAAACAAAAGAACGTAGCGCACGCTTGCGCACGGGCATCAAAGGCCTTTTGGACATCATCATCGGTCGCGCCTCTGCCATCAAAAAACGCAACGAACAAGAAGCCTATCAAGGTTTTCTACGTGACCGCGCGCAACGCGAAGCGCTGTTCAAATCGCAATCCGCCGACACCGCCACGCTGCACAAACTCTATGCCGCCCTGACTGCCCGACAACGGCAGGAACGCCAAACCCTCGCGGGCAAGGTGGGAGAGATGCTGCGTCTAACACGCAAGCCCGAACATACGCCGGAACCCCATCCATCCCGCTCGCGCCAGCCAAGTCGCGGCGCAGATTTCAGCCTGTAG